In Enterobacter cloacae, the following are encoded in one genomic region:
- a CDS encoding acyl-CoA dehydrogenase, producing MMILSILATVVLLGVLFYHRVSLFLSSLILLVWTAAFGVAGLWNIWLLVPLAIILLPFNFAPMRKSMISAPVFKGFRKVMPPMSRTEKEAIDAGTTWWEGDLFQGNPDWKKLHNYPQPRLTAEEQAFIDGPVEEACRMANDFAITHEMADLPPELWAYLKEHRFFAMIIKKEYGGLEFSAYAQARVLQKLAGVSGILAITVGVPNSLGPGELLQHYGTEEQKDHYLPRLARGLEIPCFALTSPEAGSDAGAIPDTGVVCMGEWQGEQVLGMRLTWNKRYITLAPIATVLGLAFKLSDPEKLLGGEEDLGITCALIPTSTPGVEIGRRHFPLNVPFQNGPTRGQDIFVPIDYIIGGPKMAGQGWRMLVECLSVGRGITLPSNSTGGLKSVAMGIGAYAHIRRQFKISIGKMEGIEEPLARIAGNAYVMDAAASLITYGIMLGEKPAVLSAIVKYHCTHRAQQSIIDAMDIAGGKGIMLGEGNFLARGYQGAPIAITVEGANILTRSMMIFGQGAIRCHPYVLEEMAAAQNNDVDAFDKLLFKHIGHVGSNKVRSFWLGLTNGRTSATPTGDATRRYYQQLNRLSANLALLSDVSMAVLGGSLKRRERISARLGDVLSQVFLASAVLKRYDDEGRQEADLPLVHWGVQDAMHQAEQAIDDLLANFPNRFVAGALRVVIFPTGRHHLAPSDKLDHKVAKILQVPSATRSRIGRGQYLTPSPHNPVGLLEEALLDVMAADPIHQKICKQLGKNLSFTRLDELAKQALAGGIIDKDEAAILVKAEESRLRSINVDDFEPEELATQPVKLPEKARKPEAA from the coding sequence ATGATGATTTTGAGCATTCTCGCAACCGTTGTTCTGCTCGGTGTGTTGTTCTATCACCGTGTAAGTTTATTCCTGAGCAGCCTGATTCTGCTGGTCTGGACGGCAGCATTTGGCGTCGCAGGTCTCTGGAATATCTGGCTTTTAGTTCCACTGGCCATCATTCTGCTGCCGTTTAACTTTGCCCCGATGCGTAAATCAATGATCTCCGCACCGGTGTTCAAAGGCTTCCGTAAAGTGATGCCGCCGATGTCGCGTACTGAGAAAGAAGCGATTGATGCGGGTACCACCTGGTGGGAAGGCGACCTGTTCCAGGGTAACCCGGACTGGAAAAAGCTGCATAACTATCCGCAGCCACGTCTGACCGCCGAAGAACAAGCCTTTATTGATGGCCCGGTGGAAGAAGCGTGCCGCATGGCAAACGACTTTGCCATCACCCACGAAATGGCCGACCTGCCGCCAGAACTGTGGGCCTACCTGAAAGAACATCGCTTCTTTGCGATGATCATTAAGAAAGAGTATGGCGGTCTGGAATTCTCCGCTTACGCTCAGGCTCGCGTGCTGCAAAAACTGGCAGGTGTCTCAGGGATCCTGGCGATCACCGTCGGTGTACCTAACTCCTTAGGCCCTGGTGAACTGCTGCAGCATTACGGTACTGAAGAGCAGAAAGATCACTACCTGCCGCGCCTGGCGCGTGGCCTGGAAATCCCATGCTTCGCGCTGACCAGCCCGGAAGCAGGCTCTGATGCGGGTGCGATCCCGGATACCGGCGTGGTCTGTATGGGGGAATGGCAGGGTGAGCAGGTGCTGGGTATGCGCCTGACCTGGAACAAACGCTATATCACTCTTGCACCTATCGCCACCGTGCTGGGTCTGGCCTTTAAACTCTCTGACCCGGAAAAACTGCTGGGTGGCGAAGAGGACCTGGGCATTACCTGTGCGCTGATCCCAACCTCTACCCCGGGCGTTGAAATTGGCCGTCGTCACTTCCCGCTGAACGTGCCGTTCCAGAACGGTCCGACACGTGGCCAGGATATCTTTGTACCGATTGATTACATCATCGGTGGCCCGAAAATGGCCGGTCAGGGCTGGCGTATGCTGGTGGAATGTCTGTCTGTTGGTCGCGGTATTACTCTGCCGTCGAACTCAACCGGTGGTCTGAAATCTGTGGCGATGGGAATTGGTGCTTACGCCCACATCCGCCGTCAGTTCAAAATCTCCATCGGCAAGATGGAAGGTATTGAAGAACCACTGGCGCGCATTGCAGGCAATGCTTACGTGATGGATGCTGCGGCTTCGCTGATTACCTACGGCATTATGCTGGGCGAAAAACCGGCCGTACTGTCGGCAATTGTGAAGTATCACTGCACCCACCGTGCACAGCAATCCATCATTGATGCGATGGACATTGCCGGGGGTAAAGGCATTATGCTCGGCGAAGGTAACTTCCTGGCGCGCGGCTATCAGGGCGCACCCATTGCTATCACCGTGGAAGGGGCAAACATCCTGACCCGCAGCATGATGATCTTCGGCCAGGGGGCAATTCGCTGCCATCCGTATGTGCTGGAAGAGATGGCCGCCGCGCAAAATAATGACGTTGATGCCTTCGATAAGCTGCTGTTTAAACATATTGGTCATGTCGGCAGCAACAAGGTGCGTAGTTTCTGGCTGGGTCTGACCAACGGTCGCACCAGCGCAACACCAACTGGTGATGCCACCCGACGTTATTACCAACAGCTGAACCGCCTGAGCGCCAACCTGGCTCTGCTGTCTGACGTCTCTATGGCCGTGCTGGGCGGTAGCCTGAAGCGTCGTGAGCGTATCTCTGCCCGTCTGGGGGATGTGCTGAGTCAGGTGTTCCTGGCTTCTGCGGTACTGAAGCGCTACGACGACGAAGGCCGTCAGGAAGCGGATCTGCCGCTGGTACACTGGGGCGTACAGGACGCCATGCACCAGGCAGAACAGGCGATTGACGATCTGCTGGCGAACTTCCCGAACCGTTTTGTCGCTGGTGCCCTGCGCGTGGTGATCTTCCCTACCGGTCGTCATCATCTGGCTCCGTCTGACAAACTGGATCATAAAGTGGCGAAGATCCTCCAGGTACCGAGTGCAACCCGCTCACGTATTGGTCGTGGTCAGTATCTGACTCCATCGCCACATAACCCGGTGGGTCTGCTGGAAGAGGCGCTGCTGGATGTCATGGCCGCCGACCCAATTCACCAGAAGATCTGCAAACAGCTGGGTAAAAATCTGTCCTTTACCCGCCTGGATGAACTGGCAAAACAGGCGCTGGCAGGTGGAATCATCGATAAGGATGAAGCCGCTATTCTGGTGAAAGCCGAAGAGAGCCGTCTGCGCAGCATTAACGTGGATGATTTCGAACCAGAGGAGCTGGCAACCCAGCCAGTAAAGCTGCCGGAGAAGGCCCGCAAACCTGAAGCCGCATAA
- a CDS encoding amidohydrolase: MPGLKISILQQPLVWMDGPANLRHFDRQLEEITGRDVIVLPEMFTTGFAMEAAKQSMPQEDVVAWMHAKAQHTNALIAGSAALQTERGPVNRFLLVEPEGKVHFYDKRHLFRMADEHHHYEAGNERVVFEWRGWRILPLVCYDLRFPVWSRNRNDYDLALYVANWPAPRSLHWQSLLVARAIENQAYVVGCNRVGTDGNGHHYRGDSRVVNPQGEIIATAEPHQATRIDAELSLTALKEYREKFPAWQDADPFNIE; encoded by the coding sequence GTGCCTGGTCTGAAGATTTCGATTTTGCAGCAACCTTTAGTGTGGATGGATGGCCCCGCCAACCTGCGCCACTTTGATCGTCAACTGGAAGAGATTACCGGGCGTGATGTGATTGTCCTGCCGGAGATGTTCACCACCGGTTTCGCAATGGAAGCCGCTAAACAGTCGATGCCGCAGGAAGATGTGGTCGCCTGGATGCATGCCAAAGCACAACACACAAACGCGCTGATTGCCGGGAGCGCGGCCCTGCAAACCGAACGCGGGCCGGTGAACCGGTTCCTGTTGGTTGAACCAGAGGGGAAAGTGCATTTTTACGATAAACGCCACTTGTTCCGCATGGCGGATGAGCATCATCACTATGAAGCAGGTAACGAACGAGTGGTGTTTGAGTGGCGCGGCTGGCGTATTTTGCCGCTGGTGTGCTACGACCTGCGCTTCCCGGTTTGGTCGCGCAACCGCAATGATTACGATCTGGCGCTATATGTTGCCAACTGGCCTGCCCCACGCTCACTGCACTGGCAGTCACTGCTGGTAGCGCGTGCTATTGAGAACCAGGCGTATGTTGTGGGCTGTAATCGCGTGGGTACGGATGGCAACGGGCATCACTATCGTGGTGACAGCCGGGTAGTGAATCCGCAGGGTGAAATTATTGCGACTGCCGAGCCACATCAGGCGACACGTATTGATGCTGAGCTGTCGTTGACTGCGCTGAAGGAGTATCGCGAGAAGTTTCCCGCGTGGCAGGATGCAGACCCGTTTAATATCGAATGA
- the misL gene encoding putative autotransporter (similar to AA sequence:VFDB Virulence Factors Database (VFDB_setA_nt):misL:VFG002304:1frame), producing MNRSTDMVIKRISNNNGTRVFLKNAITTLLFTAPLSVPVFAASNATVIDNGATVIVPDTQSSPWILPGAIYAGENSTGSLTITKGGVVQSGTTASGTSGSVLGYNSGSTGTLTVDGGAWYDGVDPSNQTLSNGTTAVGGGGTGTLNVFNGGKVGLVFMNVGQNDNSTGTVVVDGVDSQLLATTTSSSGITVGTNGNGSVTISNGGSIISNSSTGVGWGKNSNGIVNVDGSGSGWVINSGPMNVGGAGTGSMSVTNGGVVKSAGGAIAGGSPADDAAGKGDVIIDGPGSLWDIGARELSIGAQNSATKLPSGNGTLIVSNQGQLNAQSINVDAENGTVAIGALAGQTAKAAGTINAKKIILANTNSNLVFNHTDTSGNYIFAPVISGLGNVSQLSGITVINGVNTYIGTTTIDGGALIVGDAANSTAVLNGAKAADVTVGSNGTLAGTGVVNGNVVNNGMVASLNTLSGQESQPNSNFTLAGGIENNGIINLAGAQPGNTLTVSNQYTGNNGTLILKTYMGDDSSASDRLVLNNAKADGNTSLIIKHGGGTGARTNTGILLIDAQNGSTTTPDAFRLSPSSDGYRQNIGTIAAGAYDYSLTRGGDGSAGNPESWYLTSREVKPMTPLTPSSPRPVTPPVTDQGNQPSVDPIVPMTPLTPSSPRPVTPPVTDPSTPAEPATPSTPVLRPEIGSYIDNLRAANTIFAMRLHDRLGETQYLDDMSGNGKVSSMWMRNIGGHTGSHVGNDAIATNANRYVIQIGGDIVDWSNDGLDRYLVGLIGGYANQKSHSVSHASGYNSRGSLNGYSVGVYGTWYANDTTKQGTYVDTWALYNWFNNSVSGQGLPSESYKSNGFTASVEAGYTHKTGEYQTLNGMVNQVFIQPKAQVTWMGVKADNHTEINGTSVSGTGDNNIQTRLGVRAFIKGQSKLDEGSQREFEPFVEANWIYNTDNYGVNMDGVSTYMDGTRNIGELKLGVEGKINRQATLWANVAQQIGDKGYSDTQGTVGVKYAF from the coding sequence ATGAACAGAAGTACTGACATGGTTATAAAACGAATTTCGAACAATAACGGCACTCGCGTATTTCTTAAAAATGCGATTACGACATTACTTTTTACCGCGCCGCTGAGTGTGCCTGTATTTGCCGCGTCTAACGCGACCGTTATTGATAACGGTGCTACGGTAATCGTTCCTGACACTCAAAGTAGTCCGTGGATTTTACCGGGAGCTATCTACGCCGGGGAAAATAGTACAGGTTCACTGACCATTACTAAAGGTGGCGTTGTTCAGTCCGGCACCACCGCTTCCGGCACCAGCGGTTCTGTTCTCGGATATAATTCGGGCAGTACCGGAACCCTCACCGTTGACGGCGGTGCCTGGTACGATGGTGTAGATCCCTCTAATCAGACGCTATCTAACGGTACGACTGCTGTTGGCGGAGGTGGTACAGGGACGCTGAATGTTTTCAATGGCGGAAAGGTCGGACTGGTATTCATGAACGTCGGCCAGAACGATAATAGCACGGGTACTGTTGTGGTGGATGGTGTCGATTCGCAGTTGTTAGCCACGACAACCTCCTCTTCGGGGATAACCGTAGGTACCAATGGCAACGGTTCGGTGACCATCAGTAACGGCGGCTCTATCATTAGTAATTCTTCCACTGGTGTCGGCTGGGGAAAAAATTCTAACGGTATAGTGAATGTCGACGGCTCGGGTTCGGGCTGGGTAATCAACAGCGGTCCGATGAACGTCGGTGGTGCCGGAACCGGTAGCATGAGTGTTACTAACGGCGGTGTAGTGAAAAGCGCTGGCGGAGCGATTGCCGGGGGCAGCCCTGCCGACGATGCCGCAGGTAAAGGTGACGTCATTATCGACGGTCCAGGCTCCCTTTGGGATATTGGCGCACGAGAGCTGAGCATCGGTGCTCAAAATAGTGCAACTAAGTTACCGTCTGGTAATGGTACCTTGATTGTATCCAACCAGGGTCAACTTAATGCCCAAAGTATCAATGTCGATGCCGAAAATGGCACGGTGGCAATCGGTGCTTTAGCCGGGCAAACGGCTAAGGCAGCAGGAACTATCAATGCCAAAAAAATAATTTTAGCCAATACCAACAGCAATCTGGTGTTTAACCATACCGACACCTCCGGCAACTATATTTTCGCACCCGTTATTAGTGGCCTGGGTAATGTCAGCCAACTGAGCGGCATTACCGTCATTAACGGTGTGAATACTTATATCGGTACCACCACTATCGATGGCGGTGCGCTTATCGTTGGCGATGCAGCCAATTCAACGGCAGTGCTGAACGGTGCCAAAGCCGCTGATGTTACGGTGGGTAGCAATGGCACTCTGGCTGGTACAGGCGTAGTCAATGGCAACGTGGTTAACAACGGCATGGTTGCCTCGCTCAATACGCTTTCCGGTCAGGAAAGTCAGCCAAACAGTAACTTTACGCTCGCAGGTGGTATCGAAAACAACGGTATTATCAACCTGGCGGGCGCACAGCCGGGTAATACCCTGACCGTCAGCAACCAATATACCGGCAACAACGGTACGCTTATCCTGAAAACTTATATGGGTGATGACAGCTCGGCAAGCGATCGCCTGGTGCTGAACAACGCCAAAGCCGACGGCAATACCTCTCTTATCATCAAGCATGGTGGCGGTACCGGCGCGCGTACTAACACCGGGATCCTGCTGATTGATGCCCAGAACGGCAGTACCACCACGCCTGATGCCTTCCGTCTGTCACCCTCTTCGGATGGTTACCGCCAGAATATCGGCACCATCGCTGCAGGTGCTTATGATTACTCACTGACCAGAGGCGGAGATGGCAGTGCAGGTAACCCGGAGTCCTGGTACTTAACTTCCCGTGAAGTGAAGCCGATGACTCCGCTGACGCCGAGCTCGCCACGTCCGGTAACCCCTCCGGTTACAGACCAGGGCAATCAACCGTCGGTTGACCCGATAGTGCCGATGACTCCGCTGACGCCGAGTTCGCCGCGTCCGGTAACCCCTCCGGTTACAGACCCGAGCACTCCAGCCGAACCAGCAACACCGTCGACCCCGGTATTACGTCCTGAAATAGGTTCTTATATCGATAACCTGCGTGCTGCCAACACCATCTTCGCCATGCGTTTACACGACCGCCTGGGTGAAACCCAGTATCTGGACGATATGTCCGGTAACGGCAAAGTAAGCTCTATGTGGATGCGTAACATCGGCGGGCATACCGGTTCGCACGTGGGCAATGATGCCATCGCGACCAATGCGAATCGCTACGTCATACAGATTGGCGGTGATATCGTCGACTGGTCAAATGATGGTCTTGATCGCTACCTGGTCGGTCTGATAGGAGGCTACGCCAATCAGAAAAGCCACAGCGTTTCCCACGCTTCCGGCTACAACTCTCGCGGCAGCCTGAACGGCTACAGCGTCGGGGTTTATGGTACCTGGTATGCCAACGACACCACCAAACAAGGTACCTACGTTGATACCTGGGCCCTGTACAACTGGTTCAACAACAGCGTCAGCGGTCAGGGTCTGCCGTCTGAAAGCTACAAATCCAATGGCTTTACCGCCTCCGTTGAAGCGGGTTACACCCATAAAACTGGTGAATATCAGACGCTGAATGGCATGGTTAACCAGGTCTTTATCCAGCCGAAGGCGCAGGTCACCTGGATGGGGGTGAAAGCCGACAACCATACCGAGATTAACGGTACAAGCGTCAGTGGTACCGGTGATAATAATATCCAGACCCGTCTCGGTGTGAGAGCCTTTATTAAAGGACAAAGCAAACTGGATGAAGGTAGTCAGCGTGAATTTGAACCTTTCGTGGAAGCGAACTGGATTTATAACACTGACAACTACGGTGTAAATATGGATGGTGTCAGCACTTATATGGACGGCACACGAAATATTGGTGAGCTGAAGCTGGGTGTTGAGGGAAAAATTAACCGTCAGGCGACGCTGTGGGCGAACGTAGCACAACAGATCGGTGACAAGGGATACAGTGACACTCAGGGAACCGTTGGGGTAAAATACGCCTTCTGA
- the gmhA gene encoding phosphoheptose isomerase: MYQDLIRNELNEAAETLANFLKDDANIHAIQRAAVLLADSFKAGGKVLSCGNGGSHCDAMHFAEELTGRYRENRPGYPAIAISDVSHISCVSNDFGYDYVFSRYVEAVGREGDVLLGISTSGNSGNVIKAIAAAREKGMKVITLTGKDGGKMAGTADIEIRVPHFGYADRIQEIHIKVIHILIQLIEKEMVK; this comes from the coding sequence ATGTACCAGGATCTTATTCGTAACGAACTGAACGAAGCGGCGGAAACGCTGGCGAACTTTCTGAAAGATGATGCCAATATTCACGCTATTCAGCGCGCGGCGGTCCTGCTGGCCGACAGCTTCAAAGCCGGTGGTAAAGTGCTCTCCTGCGGTAACGGTGGCTCCCACTGTGACGCCATGCACTTCGCAGAAGAGCTGACCGGGCGTTATCGCGAAAACCGTCCGGGCTACCCGGCGATTGCGATTTCTGACGTGAGCCACATCTCCTGCGTGAGCAACGATTTTGGTTACGACTATGTCTTCTCCCGCTATGTTGAAGCCGTGGGGCGTGAAGGTGATGTGCTGCTGGGGATTTCTACCTCCGGTAACTCTGGTAACGTGATCAAAGCGATTGCTGCCGCGCGTGAAAAAGGGATGAAAGTTATCACCCTGACCGGTAAAGATGGCGGTAAAATGGCCGGTACCGCGGACATTGAGATCCGTGTTCCGCACTTCGGTTATGCCGATCGCATTCAGGAAATTCACATCAAAGTGATCCACATCCTGATCCAGCTGATCGAAAAAGAGATGGTTAAGTAA
- a CDS encoding transpeptidase, with protein sequence MRKIALFIAMLLIPCVSFAGLLSSNSSTTPVSKEYKQQLMGSPVYIQIFKEERTLDLFVKMGETYQLLDSYKICNYSGGLGPKQRQGDFKSPEGFYNVQRSQLKPDSRFYKAINIGFPNAYDRAHGYEGKYLMIHGACVSIGCYAMTDSGIDEIFQFVTGALVFGQPSVQVSIYPFRMTDANMARHKYSYYADFWKQMKPGYDYFEQTHKPPVVSVVDGRYVVSKPLSHEVVQPQLASNYTVSQAK encoded by the coding sequence ATGCGTAAAATCGCATTGTTCATTGCGATGCTTCTGATTCCGTGCGTGTCGTTTGCCGGGTTGCTCAGCAGCAACAGTTCAACCACGCCGGTCAGCAAAGAATATAAACAGCAATTAATGGGATCACCGGTTTATATTCAAATATTCAAGGAAGAACGCACTCTCGATCTGTTTGTAAAAATGGGCGAGACGTATCAGCTGCTCGATAGCTACAAAATTTGTAACTACTCCGGTGGTCTGGGGCCAAAACAACGTCAGGGCGATTTCAAAAGCCCGGAAGGGTTTTACAACGTTCAGCGTAGCCAGCTAAAGCCTGACAGCCGCTTCTATAAAGCCATTAACATCGGCTTCCCTAATGCCTATGACCGTGCTCACGGTTATGAAGGTAAGTACCTGATGATCCACGGTGCCTGCGTGTCTATCGGCTGTTACGCGATGACCGATTCCGGCATTGATGAGATCTTCCAGTTTGTCACTGGCGCACTGGTCTTTGGTCAGCCAAGCGTTCAGGTCAGCATCTACCCGTTCCGCATGACCGATGCCAACATGGCGCGTCACAAGTATTCCTACTATGCGGATTTCTGGAAACAGATGAAACCGGGTTATGACTACTTTGAACAGACCCACAAGCCGCCGGTAGTGTCGGTGGTGGATGGCCGTTACGTGGTCAGCAAGCCACTGAGCCACGAAGTTGTCCAGCCACAGCTGGCGTCAAACTACACGGTCTCCCAGGCAAAATAA
- the nqrA gene encoding Na(+)-translocating NADH-quinone reductase subunit A, whose protein sequence is MVHFCPLDCCSWKLPNYMFKIRKGLNLPISGVPEQHVSTGVSVRHVAILGDDYLGMRPSMLVQEGDRVIKGQALFEDKKNPGVMFTAPACGTIVAINRGERRVMQSVVIRIEGDEQRTFAHVDATELTSLSRGAVQAQLLESGLWTAFRTRPFSKSPVPDTVPAAIFVTAIDTNPLSVDPQPVILAQRKAFDAGLTVLTRLTSGKVHVCQASGGKLGGHPQGQVTFNEFAGPHPAGLAGTHIHFLEPVSLTKQVWHLNYQDVIAIGKLFTTGELCAERVVAIGGPQAANPRLVRTLLGADINELLDGEINEGENRLISGSVLSGRHAVGAQAYLGRFHLQVSVVLEGREKELFGWVLPGAEKFSVTRTTLGHFLRHKLFNFSTSTHGGERAMVPIGNYERVMPLDILPTMLLRDLLAGDTDSAQALGCLELDEEDLALCTYVCPGKYEYGPVLREVLTRIEQEG, encoded by the coding sequence ATGGTACACTTCTGCCCACTGGATTGTTGTTCATGGAAACTTCCTAACTACATGTTTAAAATCAGAAAAGGGCTTAATTTGCCGATTTCAGGCGTGCCGGAACAGCACGTTTCGACGGGCGTTAGTGTTCGCCATGTCGCCATTTTGGGTGACGATTATCTGGGAATGCGCCCCTCAATGCTGGTACAGGAGGGCGATCGCGTCATCAAAGGACAGGCGCTCTTTGAGGATAAAAAAAATCCTGGCGTCATGTTTACCGCACCAGCCTGCGGTACCATCGTTGCGATCAATCGTGGGGAACGCCGTGTTATGCAGTCGGTGGTTATCCGCATTGAAGGCGACGAGCAGCGTACATTTGCTCATGTTGATGCCACCGAACTGACGAGCCTCAGCCGGGGTGCCGTACAGGCGCAGCTGCTGGAATCAGGCCTGTGGACGGCGTTTCGCACGCGTCCCTTCAGTAAATCGCCCGTACCGGACACGGTGCCTGCGGCGATTTTCGTCACGGCAATTGACACCAACCCGCTCAGCGTAGACCCCCAGCCCGTGATTCTGGCACAGCGAAAAGCCTTTGATGCCGGGCTGACCGTGTTAACGCGCCTGACGTCGGGTAAAGTCCATGTCTGCCAGGCCAGCGGAGGCAAGCTTGGTGGTCATCCGCAAGGTCAGGTCACGTTTAACGAATTTGCAGGCCCCCATCCTGCTGGGCTGGCTGGCACCCATATCCACTTTCTTGAGCCGGTAAGCCTGACAAAGCAGGTCTGGCATCTCAACTATCAGGACGTCATTGCCATCGGTAAGCTTTTTACGACAGGTGAGCTGTGTGCTGAACGTGTGGTTGCCATCGGCGGGCCACAGGCGGCAAATCCGCGTCTGGTGCGTACCCTGCTGGGGGCGGATATCAATGAACTGCTGGACGGTGAAATAAACGAGGGCGAAAACCGCCTGATTTCCGGCTCGGTTCTCAGTGGCCGACATGCGGTTGGTGCGCAGGCTTATCTTGGTCGTTTTCATCTGCAGGTGAGTGTTGTCCTGGAAGGGCGTGAGAAAGAGCTGTTCGGCTGGGTTCTGCCTGGCGCGGAGAAATTCTCCGTGACCCGCACGACGCTTGGACATTTCCTGCGTCACAAGCTTTTTAACTTCTCTACCAGTACACATGGTGGTGAGCGCGCAATGGTTCCCATTGGTAACTATGAGCGCGTGATGCCGCTGGATATTCTGCCGACCATGCTGCTGCGCGATTTACTCGCCGGGGATACCGACAGCGCACAGGCGCTGGGCTGTCTTGAGCTTGACGAAGAAGATCTGGCGCTCTGTACCTATGTTTGTCCAGGTAAATACGAATATGGACCCGTATTGCGCGAGGTGTTAACCCGCATTGAGCAGGAAGGATAA
- a CDS encoding class II glutamine amidotransferase, which produces MCELLGMSANVPTDICFSFTGLVQRGGGTGPHKDGWGITFYEGKGCRTFKDPQPSFNSPIAKLVQDYPIKSHSVIAHIRQANRGEVALENTHPFTRELWGRNWTYAHNGQLSGYKSLETGNFRPVGETDSEKAFCWLLHKLTERYPRTPSNMTAVFKYIASLASELREKGVFNMLLSDGRYVMAFCSTNLFWITRRAPFGVATLLDQDVEIDFQTETTPNDVVSVIATQPLTGNETWQKIMPGEWALFCLGDRVV; this is translated from the coding sequence ATGTGCGAACTGCTCGGGATGAGCGCCAATGTGCCAACCGATATCTGCTTTAGTTTCACCGGGCTGGTTCAGCGCGGTGGGGGAACCGGGCCGCATAAAGACGGCTGGGGTATAACCTTCTACGAAGGCAAAGGGTGTCGCACGTTCAAAGATCCACAGCCCAGCTTTAATTCACCGATTGCCAAACTGGTGCAGGACTATCCGATAAAGTCCCACTCTGTTATTGCGCATATCCGCCAGGCGAATCGCGGTGAAGTGGCGCTGGAAAATACCCATCCGTTTACCCGCGAGCTGTGGGGACGTAACTGGACGTATGCTCACAATGGTCAGCTCTCTGGCTATAAGTCCCTGGAGACGGGGAATTTCCGCCCGGTAGGCGAGACAGACAGCGAAAAAGCCTTCTGCTGGCTGCTGCACAAGCTGACAGAGCGTTATCCTCGTACCCCCAGCAACATGACCGCCGTGTTTAAATACATCGCATCGCTGGCTTCAGAGTTACGTGAAAAGGGCGTGTTTAACATGCTCCTGTCTGACGGGCGCTACGTAATGGCGTTCTGCTCGACGAATCTGTTCTGGATCACCCGTCGTGCGCCGTTTGGCGTGGCAACGCTGCTCGATCAGGATGTGGAAATTGATTTTCAGACAGAGACCACACCAAACGATGTGGTTTCTGTGATAGCGACGCAACCGCTGACGGGCAACGAAACCTGGCAAAAGATTATGCCAGGTGAGTGGGCGTTATTTTGCCTGGGAGACCGTGTAGTTTGA